A region from the Mustela erminea isolate mMusErm1 chromosome 2, mMusErm1.Pri, whole genome shotgun sequence genome encodes:
- the FGB gene encoding fibrinogen beta chain — MVSWNLQKFKIMKNLLLLLLCVVIVKSQDQLYDDLDEGDRAVATVDARGHRPRDKKREEAPSLRPAPPPISGGGYQPRPIKKAAGQKKVERKAPDAGGCLHADPDLGVLCPTGCQLQDTLVKQERPIRKSIEELNNNVESVSQSSSSTFQYITLLKEMWKNRQKQIRDNENAINEYSSELEKHQLYIDETVNSNVPTNLRVLRSILENLRSKIQKLESDVSAQMEYCRTPCTVSCNIPVVSGKECEEIIRKGGETSEMYLIQPLSSITPYRVYCDMTTESGGWTVIQNRQDGSVDFGRKWDPYKQGFGNIATNADGKKYCGLPGEYWLGNDKISQLTNMGPTELLIEMEDWKGDKVKALYGGFTVQNEANKYQLSVSKYKGTAGNALIEGASQLVGENQTMTIHNSMYFSTYDRDNDGWITADPRKQCSKEDGGGWWYNRCHAANPNGRYYWGGHYSWDMAKHGTDDGVVWMNWKGSWYSMKKMSMKIRPFFPRQ; from the exons GCCACTGTGGATGCACGTGGTCACCGGCCACGTGacaagaagagggaagaggctCCCAGCCTGAGACCTGCTCCACCTCCCATCAGTGGAGGTGGCTATCAGCCTCGTCCAATCAAAAAAGCAGCAGgccaaaagaaagtagaaagaaaggcCCCTGATGCTGGGGGCTGTCTTCATGCTGACCCAGACCTG GGAGTGTTGTGTCCTACAGGATGTCAGTTGCAAGATACTTTGGTAAAACAGGAAAGGCCAATCAGAAAAAGTATAGAAGAGTTAAATAACAATGTGGAGTCTGTGTCCCAGTCCTCTTCTAGCACCTTTCAGTATATAACTCTGCTAAAAGAGATGTGGAAAAACAGGCAGAAACAAATACGAG ATAATGAAAATGCAATAAATGAGTACTCCTCAGAGCTGGAAAAGCACCAATTATATATAGATGAAACTGTGAATAGTAATGTCCCAACTAACCTTCGTGTGCTCCGTTCAATCCTGGAAAACTTGagaagcaaaatacaaaaattagaaTCAGATGTCTCCGCTCAGATGGAATACTGCCGCACCCCATGCACAGTCAGTTGCAATATTCCTGTGGTGTCTGGCAAAG AATGTGAGGAAATTATCAGGAAGGGAGGTGAAACATCTGAAATGTATCTCATTCAGCCTCTCAGTTCTATCACACCATACAGAGTATACTGTGATATGACCACAGAGAGTGGAG GATGGACAGTAATTCAGAACCGTCAAGATGGTAGTGTTGACTTTGGCAGGAAATGGGATCCGTATAAACAAGGATTTGGAAATATTGCAACCAATGCTGATGGGAAAAAATACTGTGGTCTACCAG ggGAGTATTGGCttggaaatgataaaattagCCAGCTTACCAACATGGGACCCACAGAACTTTTGATCGAAATGGAAGACTGGAAAGGCGACAAGGTGAAGGCCCTTTATGGAGGATTCACTGTACAGAATGAGGCCAACAAATACCAACTCTCCGTGAGCAAATATAAGGGAACAGCTGGCAATGCACTCATAGAAGGAGCTTCTCAACTGGTTGGAGAGAATCAAACTATGACCATTCACAACAGCATGTACTTCAGCACGTACGACAGGGATAATGATGGCTG GATAACTGCAGATCCCAGAAAACAGTGTTCTAAAGAAGATGGTGGTGGATGGTGGTATAATAGATGTCATGCAGCCAATCCAAATGGCAGATACTACTGGGGTGGACATTACAGCTGGGACATGGCGAAACATGGCACAGATGATGGAGTGGTATGGATGAATTGGAAGGGGTCCTGGTATTCAATGAAGAAGATGTCTATGAAGATCAGACCCTTCTTCCCACGGCAATAA